AGAAAATTAAGGATCAGGATGCTAACCTTGTTCagaaaatatatattatcaattaaaattataaaaataatcattcAACTTTATACATATATTGAATAATGTAGTAGAATTAATCATCAACTAATCATTAAACATTGCTGAAACAATAACTAGCTAGGGAATCAATCAAAAGATAATTGAAATATTAATTCATATTTAATAAGAGAGCTGTATATATAGATGGATTTGACAGAGCTAGCTATAGCTAAAAAGCTAACTAATAATGCATTAGCTAGCAATACTAAATATGCCATATTCATACCAATTTATAACTAGCTAGTACCCAAGACGAAGCTCCAAATCCACATCCTCCTTTTGATGATGACCTTTGAGCAAACCCAACTCCAAGTCTAACCTAACAATTTTTTCTGTATTCATCAAAGTCTTCAAGTAGTCATCTTTTTGTTCAAAACGTAGCAAGTGATCATCATCTTCATGGGCCTGATGAAGAACAGGTCTCGTGCTTGAGCTAGTAATACTCCTTTGATCCCTgatgtgatgatgatgatgatgaggattCATAGGAACATAGTTGTTTTGAGGGCAGTGGAGTGTTGGTTTCGTATGCTTGTAAGTAGCAGAAGAAGTAGTATATGATGAGTGCAAGGAATattgaggcgacggtttgtaatCATAGGGTGGTTTTAAGAACTTTGCTGATGATGAAGCACTCGGTGAAGAAGGTGATAGTGAAGACAGATTATTAGGGCTAGGGTTAGGGTTAGGTTTAGGATTAGGGTTTGAACATTGCTGTTCTGGTGCAGGGGTAGGGGGTAAGAGTCTCAACCTAGCTCTCTCTCTTCTATGAACATTCATATGACCCCCAAGAGCTTGAGCAGACTTAAATTGTCTTTTGCAAAAGCTACATGTATAGCTCTTTACAGCCCATGATGAAATTTCATGACACTGATAGTACTCAGAACTGAAGTCAAGACTATTGTTCTTCCATTTGTCTTTGATCATATTGCTAATGCTCAAGTTGGGTCTCTCCATGACCTTtcagggagagagagagagagagagtagtgaTGAGATAAGTTTTTGGATCATCATAAatgaactcatatatatattttaacccTATTTTTGAAACCCATGCCAAGCTTCTATGTTTAGGTATTTTTATTGAGAAATGAAATGGAGAAACTAAAAAGGCCATAGGGTATACTTTTTACCAATTTGAGAGGataacacatatatacatatatataattacataatGCAATGTTGGTATAGAATATTAAGTCAGTTTATAATAATATAGCGTACGGCCTGCGTATATGAagagatgatatatatatattcagagactcatgtgtgtatatatatatatatagagtatGAATTTCTAAAAGCATGTTTTGTCATTTTAGATATATCACCATGCGAATTGGAGTCTTCATCATCAGTTTTTATACAAGTATGAGCATGCATGGATAATAAGCATATGTATCCAAAGaaaatgaaaagtattatataaaacatatatatatatatattctgatTAGATCGATGCATGGAGAATAAGAGTACGGTAGCTAGAACTGGTACTATAGAAGCATGCATGTGCATCAGTAAGCCAATTATCACGTGATATTCTTTTTCCATTATTACTTTATAAAATTATCTCATATAGCAGATTATATATAAAGCCAGATGATGAGCATTACTTCTTCTTTGACTTGTCTGACCTAACGTGAGAACTGTATTTGACATTCTATTTTGTTTGCTCCTACATTAATTAATATTGCTAGTTGATACACACCCAAATCTCATATAATAGTAAACGTATTAGTTATATATCACACTTCTTACAATTGAGTGTGTAATTCGAtgaataagaaagaaaaaaaaaacttgaaagtTGGGCAAAATTTATTTATAGCAGTATATAATTAATGTCTTTCTGTAAGGCAAACGGGTATAATCCTTTAAAATggattaaaatatctaaaaattacAACATAGAAGATTCCATTATAGATGAGAAAAATTAACT
The genomic region above belongs to Humulus lupulus chromosome 1, drHumLupu1.1, whole genome shotgun sequence and contains:
- the LOC133777584 gene encoding transcriptional regulator SUPERMAN-like — its product is MERPNLSISNMIKDKWKNNSLDFSSEYYQCHEISSWAVKSYTCSFCKRQFKSAQALGGHMNVHRRERARLRLLPPTPAPEQQCSNPNPKPNPNPSPNNLSSLSPSSPSASSSAKFLKPPYDYKPSPQYSLHSSYTTSSATYKHTKPTLHCPQNNYVPMNPHHHHHHIRDQRSITSSSTRPVLHQAHEDDDHLLRFEQKDDYLKTLMNTEKIVRLDLELGLLKGHHQKEDVDLELRLGY